Proteins encoded together in one Fragaria vesca subsp. vesca unplaced genomic scaffold, FraVesHawaii_1.0 scf0512996, whole genome shotgun sequence window:
- the LOC101313272 gene encoding U5 small nuclear ribonucleoprotein 40 kDa protein-like isoform 2 — MMQFAPSEGENALSVVGPRPMDLFTYTARPAPGPNGKQRTSSLEAPIMLLTGHQSAIYTMKFNPAGTVIASGSHDKEIFLWNVHGECKNFMVLKGHKNAVLDLHWTTDGSQIVSASPDKTVGAWDVETGKRIKKMAEHSSFVNSCHPARRGPPLVVSGSDDGTAKLWDMRVRGAIQTYPDKYQITAVSFSDASDKIFTGGIDNDLKVWDLRKAEVLMTLQGHQDMITGMSLSPDGSYLLTNGMDCKLCIWDMRPYAPQNRCVKIMEGHQHNFEKNLLKCSWSPDGSKVTAGSSDRMVYIWDTTSRRILFMLPGHTGSVNESVFHPNEPIIGSCSSDKQMYLGEI, encoded by the coding sequence ATGATGCAGTTTGCTCCGAGCGAGGGTGAAAATGCTTTGTCTGTAGTTGGTCCTAGGCCAATGGATTTGTTTACATATACTGCTCGCCCTGCACCTGGACCTAATGGAAAACAAAGGACTTCAAGTTTGGAGGCACCAATCATGCTGCTGACAGGTCATCAAAGTGCTATATACACGATGAAATTTAACCCTGCTGGAACAGTAATAGCATCGGGGTCTCATGACAAGGAAATTTTCTTATGGAATGTTCATGGGGAATGCAAAAACTTCATGGTTTTGAAGGGGCACAAGAATGCTGTGTTGGATCTTCACTGGACAACTGATGGGTCTCAGATAGTATCAGCCAGTCCAGACAAAACTGTGGGCGCATGGGATGTTGAAACaggaaaaagaattaaaaagaTGGCAGAACACTCTTCATTTGTGAATTCTTGTCATCCTGCTCGGAGAGGTCCACCTCTTGTTGTCAGTGGATCTGATGATGGAACTGCGAAACTATGGGATATGCGTGTGAGGGGTGCCATCCAAACATATCCTGATAAATACCAAATCACAGCTGTCAGCTTCTCGGATGCATCGGATAAAATCTTTACAGGAGGTATTGACAATGATCTCAAGGTTTGGGACTTGCGCAAGGCTGAAGTACTGATGACACTTCAAGGACATCAAGATATGATAACAGGTATGTCACTGAGTCCTGATGGCTCTTATCTTCTGACTAATGGAATGGACTGCAAACTCTGCATTTGGGATATGCGCCCGTATGCACCACAAAATCGTTGTGTGAAGATAATGGAAGGGCACCAACACAACTTTGAAAAGAACTTGTTGAAATGTAGCTGGTCACCTGATGGAAGCAAGGTCACGGCTGGCAGTTCTGATAGGATGGTCTACATATGGGATACTACTTCTCGACGCATCTTGTTTATGCTGCCAGGCCACACTGGATCCGTCAATGAGTCTGTCTTCCACCCCAACGAACCCATTATTGGATCTTGCAGTAGTGATAAGCAAATGTATCTGGGAGAAATCTGA